The Geoalkalibacter sp. genome includes the window GTTCCCGCGTGGGGCGGGCAGCGGCTTCACCGGCGGCAGCCTGCCGACGCGCGGCGGCATCGTGCTGGTCACCTCGCGCATGGACAGGATCTTGCGCATCGACAGCGAAAATCTCGTCGCCGAGGTCGAGCCGGGGGTGGTCACCGAACAGTTCCAGCAGGCCGTGGAAAAGGTCGGTCTGTTCTATCCCCCCGATCCGGCTTCGCTGAAATTTTCCACCCTGGGCGGCAACGTCGCCGAGTGCGCGGGAGGACCGCGCTGCGTCAAGTACGGCGTGACGAAGGACTACATCCTTGGCCTGGAGGTGGTCACGCCCCAGGGCGACATCATCCGCACCGGCGGCGAAACCATGAAGGGCGTGGTGGGCTATGATCTGACCAAGCTCATGTGCGGCTCGGAAGGCACGCTGGGCATCATCACCAAGATCATCATCAAGCTGCTGCCCCTGCCCGAGGCGCGCAAGACCATGCTGGTGCTGTTTGATTCCATCGACGGCGCGGCGCGGGCGGTCTCGGCCATCATCGGCGGCAAGATCATTCCCGCGACGCTTGAATTCATGGACGCCACCACCATCGACTGCGTGCGCAAGGCCACCGGCCTGCAACTGCCCGAGGCGGCCCAGGCGGTGCTCATCATCGAGGTGGACGGCGAGCGCGAGATGCTTGAGCGCCAGGCGCAAAAGATCCTCGACATCGTGCAGCCCTTGGGCGTGGTGGAAACGCGCGTGGCCGCCACCCCCGCCGAGAGCGAGGACATCTGGAAGGTGCGCCGCCTGGTGAGCCCGAGCCTGCGCAAGGTCAACCCGGACAAGTTCAACGAGGACATCTGCGTGCCGCGCTCCAAGGTGCCCGAGATGATCCGCGCGGTGGAGGCCATCGCCAAAAAGCACGCCATTCCCATCGTCAACTTCGGCCACGCGGGCGACGGCAACATCCACGTCAACGTCATGATCGACAAGAAGGTTCCCGGCCAGCAGGAGAAAGCCGATCAGGCCATCGAGGAAATCTTCGCCGCCGCCCTCAAACTCGGCGGCACCATGAGCGGCGAGCACGGCGTGGGCATCACCAAGGCGCCCTACATCCCCATGGAGCTGGATCCGGCGGCGGTGGCCTACATGAAAACCATCAAAAAGGCGCTCGATCCCAACAACATTCTCAATCCCGGCAAAGTCCTTTTGGATTAGATTTTTCACCGCTGAGGACGCAAAGAGCGCCGCGGCAAACCCCGAGAAGAGATTTTTTGGTTTTTCTCTGGGGTTTCTCGACGCTCTCAGCGCACTCCAGCGAGCATGCGAGCGGGCGGTTAATATCAATATGGCCAAACACAAAAAACTCGAAGACTACCGCGAACAGATCGAGCAATGCGTCAAGTGCGGCGCCTGCCAGGCCCATTGCCCGGTGTTCGGCGAGCACAAGCGCGAATCCATCGTCGCGCGCGGCAAGGTGGCTCTGGCCCATGCCCTGCTCAACGACGAGGTCAAGCTCGACGAGCGCCTGGTCGAGGACATGAGCAAGTGCCTGATGTGCGCCAGCTGCTTCGACAAGTGCCCGAATCTGGTGCCCACCGATGAGATCGTCGCCGCCGCGCGCCGCGAGATCGCCGACCAGCAAGGTCTGAGCACCTTCGGCAAGGCGCTGACCACGGTGATCAAAAACCCCAGGCTGATGAACACCCTGGCGAAAAGCGGCAAGGCGTTTTCCGCCCTGCTGTTCAAGAAGGTGCCCGAGCAAAGCGGGCTGCGGCTGCGTTTTCCGCTGCCCTTCGTGAGCCGCGAGCGCAGCATCCCCGAGATCGCCGCCAAGCCCTTTCGCGAGCGCCATCCCGAGGTCATTCCCGGCGAGGCGGGCAAGCCGACGGTGGCCTTTTTCACGGGCTGCATGATCAACTACATGTACCCCGAGATCGGCGATGCCCTGCTCAAGATCCTTAAATTCATGGGCGTCACCGTGCTCATCCCCGGCGATCAGGGCTGCTGCGGTCTGCCGGCCATCTCCGCGGGGGACTCGGCCACCGTCGAGGAGCTCTCCAAACGCAATCTCGCGGCGCTTACGCGGCGCACCCCCGATGTCATCCTCACCGCCTGCGCCACCTGCAATGAGGGAATCGGCCGCCATTTCAAACACCTGGAAGGCGAGTATGCGGCCATGGCGGAAAAAGTCATGGACATGAACGTGTTTCTGGTGCGCCACGGCCTCGACAAGCTGCTCGCCGAGCTGCCGCGCAAGGCGGTGTTCCAGCGCGTCACCTACCACGATCCCTGCCATCTGCGCACGCAAGGCATCACCAAGGAGCCGCGCGCCCTGCTCAGGGCCCTGCCCGGCGTGCGCTTCGTGGACATGGAAGGGGCGGATCGCTGCTGCGGGCTGGGCGGGACCTTTTCGGTCTATCACTACGACACCAGCAAGCTCATCGGCGCGCGCAAGGTGCCGGGCATCGAGCAGAGCGGCGCCGATCTGGTCGCCACCGCCTGCCCGGGCTGCATGATGCAGTTGCAGGACACCATCAATCACGCCGGGCTCAAGCCGCGCGTGATTCATCTGCTCGAACTCATCGCCCACGATCTG containing:
- a CDS encoding (Fe-S)-binding protein — encoded protein: MAKHKKLEDYREQIEQCVKCGACQAHCPVFGEHKRESIVARGKVALAHALLNDEVKLDERLVEDMSKCLMCASCFDKCPNLVPTDEIVAAARREIADQQGLSTFGKALTTVIKNPRLMNTLAKSGKAFSALLFKKVPEQSGLRLRFPLPFVSRERSIPEIAAKPFRERHPEVIPGEAGKPTVAFFTGCMINYMYPEIGDALLKILKFMGVTVLIPGDQGCCGLPAISAGDSATVEELSKRNLAALTRRTPDVILTACATCNEGIGRHFKHLEGEYAAMAEKVMDMNVFLVRHGLDKLLAELPRKAVFQRVTYHDPCHLRTQGITKEPRALLRALPGVRFVDMEGADRCCGLGGTFSVYHYDTSKLIGARKVPGIEQSGADLVATACPGCMMQLQDTINHAGLKPRVIHLLELIAHDLPA
- a CDS encoding FAD-binding oxidoreductase, giving the protein MDQRIIRILQEIVGKDQVTTERADLICYSYDATQQQYLPEVVVFPADAKQISLILKMANAEKIPVFPRGAGSGFTGGSLPTRGGIVLVTSRMDRILRIDSENLVAEVEPGVVTEQFQQAVEKVGLFYPPDPASLKFSTLGGNVAECAGGPRCVKYGVTKDYILGLEVVTPQGDIIRTGGETMKGVVGYDLTKLMCGSEGTLGIITKIIIKLLPLPEARKTMLVLFDSIDGAARAVSAIIGGKIIPATLEFMDATTIDCVRKATGLQLPEAAQAVLIIEVDGEREMLERQAQKILDIVQPLGVVETRVAATPAESEDIWKVRRLVSPSLRKVNPDKFNEDICVPRSKVPEMIRAVEAIAKKHAIPIVNFGHAGDGNIHVNVMIDKKVPGQQEKADQAIEEIFAAALKLGGTMSGEHGVGITKAPYIPMELDPAAVAYMKTIKKALDPNNILNPGKVLLD